The genomic region tgatgatgaagtcaGCTACAGGGATGAGGAACACGGTCAACAGCCCCACCAGGTTGTTGATGGCAGTGCTTCCACAGGCCAGCTCCACTAAGGCCATGTGCTCACAGAAACAGTGCTGTATCACATTTACACTGCAGAATGACAACGGCGCTGCCTTAGTCACTATCAACGTGATCATGAACACATTTCTGATCAGAAGCGGGATCACAAATTTGAGGAATTTGGATAAAGCCATGTGTTCATGGTAGTAGAGTGGTGTGCAGATGGCAAAGTAGCGGTCCAGTGCCATCCATAGCAGGAGAGTGGACTGAAAAGTTCCCATCAGGTgaacaaaataaatctgaatcaGGCAGCCAGTCAGAGAGATTCCCCTCCAGTCAAACAAGAAGCTCAGCAGCATGTTGGGGACAAAGAACAGCGGTAGGCTCAGGTCCACAAACGCCATGCCGGCCATGAGGATGCACATCGGAGAGTGGAGGCTCCTCTGTGAAATGACGACGTACAGCAGCATGGAGTTGGCCGACAGTGACACAATAAACATGATGAAGAAGGGGATGAAGAGGACGGGCCTCAGTGCTCCGAGTTCACTGAAACCATCAAggatgaagtgtttgtgtgaggaGACGTTCTCCATCTTCCCTCCTCAGAAAACCTCCCTGTTCAGAGCTTTAGTTGAATCAGCCTGAAAACAGAGAGACCAAATGATTTGAACAATTAAATTCCAAACTACTCCAATGTACATTAGTGATCAGCAGCAATACAAGTCTTatcaggtgaagtgaataacattcATCATCTCACTATAATGCAATGTTCAACTGGGAAACCTCGACTGCTGGCCCGGCCACCCAAACACTGTTGCAGACAAAGTACAACTTGTCATTGCAATGGCACCACTGGATGACAGGGATCACAAGAACCATGCAAAACTTCCATGCCTCAATGGTTCAGAGACAAATTTGATCGATGATGAGTCCTCCATAGATTGACTTGTTCCCATCTTCAGCTCTTTGTCACATTCCTCTGGTGTTTAGCCCTGAGCAGGGAGGGCCATTGCCTTGAGGGTTTTTACTTGGTCTACAACGATCTTTGTTTGGGTGGTGCGTGTGAAGCCCAaggtttcacagcagaacataTCATTGAATCAAGATGATCAATATTAGTCACTTAACGTGTTTGTCCTTGTAACATTGTAGATATTCAGAGTATGTTTCTGAAAGATGCCTGCAAGGTTTTTcaaaaaccctaaccctaacaaaaaaacagaccaaTCATAGGACTGAAGCCTGCTATCGCTCTCTGGGCCAGTACCCAGCAAACAACTACTTCTAATTTACTAAATCAATTTAATTTATGATCTTAAAGTCACAAATTTACCCAACACACAAAACTCTTTATTCCTCAACCTCAAGACAGATGAAACACAGAATGacattatgaaaaaaacaacacattgagTGAGCAAAgtgcaaaaaatgtaaaaattaaatacatgaaaTCAGAGCAATAACTTACAATGGGTTCTAATAGACTGATGTTTTGCATATGCAATGTCTGACAACACAGTGGAATAGGCATGATGATCAGATGACAACCACATAATTATCTGTGAATgtaacaataacacaatgagAGACAGCTGATGAGCCTTTTAAGGGTTTCACTGTATTTATTACCCCGTCATCTTGTCGATCACTgactctaaaaataaaaatggagaaAACAGTCAAATCAATTCCGTTGTtgactcagaaaaaaaaattccggTAAtgctcagtgtttttgttttttttgagtaACGAAACGTGGAAAGATCTGTTAAGATCTTGTTTTAGttgctggaagaaaaaaagaaacatttaggaCTTAAGAAGTGACTTCACAGTTTTTATGACCTTAAAATGGTCTGAAACAAGTAGCTTACTGTTTCCtgcatcagcttcagtttgacattttaagaaaaactgGGAATAAGACATTGCAATGACAAGTGTTTAGATTCTCAACATGTTCTGGATAAATTCAGcagaaaaatcattattttacgTTGATCACATGAGACCCAAactcataataataatttaagcCTATCAGAATCTTTTGGTGATGTTTCCTGATCTGGTGTCTTTGGGGCCACATTCTCTCTTCTCTGAGTCacttttctttacatttaagttattattattactttccTACATGGTCTTCATATAATGCTACTCATGTCCACCTGTCTACCTTGTGGAGACAACCCAGTCAGAAGGAGATTAATCCTTAATTCCTGATCTTAATTTAGAGTTGAATGTTGTGCAGTTTGCAAAGACCTCTGAGCCAATTTTGTGTTATCTTCAGCTGTTTGTATCAATCTCACTTCGACTTGCTATGAATAGcaacatttaatatatttagAAATATCTAACAGTAAGTCTGTGTTCTGGCTACACATCAAatatacacaaagaaaaacacaacacatcaacAGCATGAAACATTTTGACAAACAAACCTGACATAAAGCAGAGCTGGGTCATCTCTCCTCAGAGGgtttggtttcacactgaaGAGACAATAGacaacacactgaaaacaaaatgggaTTAATTCAAAGATTCAACCACTTCAGTGAGAAAATTAAACTTCTTTCAGGTtcaataaaagagagaaaatcatgAGAATTGAAatgtattacagtaaagtaaatGTCTAAATCTATCTGGACTCAAACATGATGAGCTGCTCACAGTTCAGCTCTGTAGATATCAGCAGGTTTTACTTGATGCCGTCAAGGAGTTCATTACTGAATGTGACCTGTCTGCAGGTTAATGTCAGCCACTGACTCTCCTCCATCCACCTGTCCCTACTGAACACTGAATCAGCACTTTAATATCCTCCGTCTGCGGCTACCATTGGTTGAAGAGTCAGAGAACGCTGGACTGAAAGTCACCACAGTGTCATGCAatcaaaacaccaaaaaagtccAGAAAACTTACAAAGTTGTTCCCAGTAAGG from Sparus aurata chromosome 2, fSpaAur1.1, whole genome shotgun sequence harbors:
- the LOC115570803 gene encoding olfactory receptor 52K1-like — translated: MENVSSHKHFILDGFSELGALRPVLFIPFFIMFIVSLSANSMLLYVVISQRSLHSPMCILMAGMAFVDLSLPLFFVPNMLLSFLFDWRGISLTGCLIQIYFVHLMGTFQSTLLLWMALDRYFAICTPLYYHEHMALSKFLKFVIPLLIRNVFMITLIVTKAAPLSFCSVNVIQHCFCEHMALVELACGSTAINNLVGLLTVFLIPVADFIIITASYIVIFSTVLSSGKTGVKALHTCVTHIVVITFSLAIILVTFLSYRIKNNLPAAIRVFFSIMYLFFPSCFNPIIYGIRTAEIRQHILKTLTCWFPIVKRPL